Below is a genomic region from Miscanthus floridulus cultivar M001 chromosome 1, ASM1932011v1, whole genome shotgun sequence.
AGAAGGTTGCCGCCGGACGTTCGGGCGCTAGTTGTACcatattgtgcttgtgcataggTTCATTAAGCAGTGTCCGTACCTAGACCAACTGCTTTATCCAACTTAAACTTTGTTTATTCTCGAGTTTAGCTAAGCTTGGAGTTATCTTCAACAAATAATTGTCGTGGCACATTCCAAGCACCTTCTCTTTTTTTGTGTCAACGTCCTTTTCAGTATGCCTTAGCAGCCCCTTGATGGTGAGAGGACAAGCAGTTAGGGTTGTTCAAATAAGAAATAcggtgtgtgtctatatatatatatatatatattgcgtgTACACTGAGTCGTGTCATATGCATGTAGAACTTTGTTTACTATCAAACCGTCTGCAATAAGGCTATGTAATATCAATACTGATGTGAAAGGAAACTTCCGCTTGCAACACTTGTCCTTAAAAAGTAAGTTATTTTAAAGATCAACTACTACTAGtctacactacttcaccaatGTCTATCTATCTCAAAAAATAACACGCACAGTCGCACACTGCACATCACGCTCACCTATACCATATAACTTGTATGGAATAATCGGCATCGGCTGACGCAATAAGCTTATACATCAGAACACAAGGGACGGTCTGCGAACTGAATAACCTAACCATATATAGACTCCTTCCACACTCATCACTGGCTATAAAAACCCCGCGACTCGAGTTAGCTTTCTCTCATCCCAAAAGATCGATCGAGAAGCTAGCAAACATGGCGTTTCTGAAGCGTAGTAGTCTAATAGCTGCCTTCCCAGTGGCCATGGCGATAATGGCCATCGCAAGCACCACCACCTCAGCGCAGAACACGCCGCAGGACTTCGTGGACCTGCACAACCGCGCGCGCGCCGCGGACGGCGTGGGTCCGGTGGCGTGGGACGCCAAGGTGGGCAAGTACGCGCAGGACTACGCCGCGAAGCGCGCCGGCGACTGCAAGCTGGTGCACTCCGGCGGGCCGTTCGGGGAGAACATCTTCTGGGGCTCCGCGGGGCGGGCGTGGAGCGCCGCCGACGCGGTCAAGTCGTGGGTGGACGAGAAGAAGAACTACCACCTGAGCAGCAACAGCTGCGACCCCGGCAAGGTGTGCGGGCACTACACGCAGGTGGTGTGGCGCGAGTCCACCCGCATCGGCTGCGCGCGCGTCGTCTGCGCCGCCAACCGCGGCGTCTTCATCGTCTGCAGCTACGACCCTCCCGGCAACTTCAACGGCGAGCGCCCGTTCCTCGGCCTTGACGCGGCTGCCAAGTAGAGTGCGTGCGCACGTAAGCAAACTCTACTAGCTCCGATCCATTATTGCCTCCGGTCGCACGTACACTCACTGGTCGTGGTAGCATTTGTGTACCCTTATTTGTATGTGTCCGTGTTTGTGATGTTTGTGTAATAAAATGCTAATGCTTTccgcgttatatatatatatgtttatatgCAACTTAATTTTGCATACTTACTATGTGAAAAACAGTGTTGTACATGTTTTTGCTCAATGCAACAAGCACAACCTACATTAGCAATTGTAAATAAACTTTGGTGTAATGCGAGTTTCAACATAAGGATGTGACATCTATCTTAAACGAGGCCACGAGGGCTCGGTGTTTCAATAGGAGAGAGAATAATAAAGTATCAATTTTACGGGAAAGGCTAGCACGCCCGGACGTCCAGACGGAGGCTAGCGTCCGAACACCCGCGCCGCATGCCTGCTTTACGTGGGGTCCCGCACCGCTATGTGTCCCGTGCCCGCTTTGTGTCCCACGCCGCTCCGTGTCCCATGCTCGCTTTGTCTCAATCTACATCCGCACGGTTTCCCGTGCTACCGCTCGTGGACCCTCCACACCCACGCACATGCAGGTGGGCTCAGCAGTTGTAGCAGGCAGCTGCTGCAGATGGGGTCCACTACAATATGTGCAACACCAGATttatttttgcaacatctagaggaaacatttgcaacatacgttcgaaacagttgaaacacttgcaacatacgtctgaaacacgagAGAAAcatgtgtgtagccattgcaaaacatatgcaacatctagatgaagacacttgcaacataagtgtgaaaacatatgcaacatcgggatgaaacactcgcaacataagtgtgaaacatatgcaacacccagataaaacacgtgcaacatcatctgaaacaactgaaatatttagaacaaacgcttgcaacatacgtgtatagccattgcaacatatgtaacatccacatgaaacacttgtaacatgcatatgaaacacttgaaacacttgaaacatacgcttgcaacatcaGAGGAGAGGAAGGGAGCGTGGGGTGCAGCTGGAAAAGCCCACTCCGGATCTCGTGATGTCGCGAGCGGAGGTCGAGCGtcgcggcggcgccggtgtcgaCAGTAGCCACGACCTCATGGTGGGGAACGGCGGCGTCGGCAGCACCTCGACGCGCGCGAGGGATGGGGCATGGCGCGCAGGGGTGGGGATTGGGCACGACGCGACGAGGTGGAGTGGGCGCGATGGGGGATGGAGCATAGTGCGGCGGCAGACATGGCGTGGCTCGATGCGGGATGGGGGCACCGCCGCGAGGCGGCTTGGAGCGGGCGGACAACGCGGTGAGCTGCGACGAACGAAGCGAGGAGTTGGGGTTTCTGTCGACTGTTGTAGTGTACATGGAATAGATAGATGAGAGAGCCTAGATGGGCCTGTTGGGCCGGTCGCTGTGCTGGAACGAGCGTGGAGCAGAGCGTCTGATTTTTTTCTAAGATTCCGGACGTATGTCCTGTAGCATTACCGCAATTTTATTAGTGAGGGTACCCATGCTTGGGTAAATTCTCATACACCTCCAAACTTTGGTCTTGTCGAATAAACTGAGGAATAGCTAAATTGCCAGTAGATGAAAGGGATGGCAGAGGTTGGGGAAGTGAGAAGGAAGCTGCATGTTGTTTTTAAGTGCCACACATGCTCTTCGCTCTGTAGCACATACTCAGATTGAGCATTATTAGCACTATATGACACTTAGCAAGTTAGCATGTGTCTGGCCGGTTTGGAGACAATTAAAAATGGGAATGACCCATTCTCGATTTTTGTCCTATTTCAGTGTTTGCTTGGGAGAATTAGTATGATTCCTTTTGTATTTGGTTTGAGATCATTAAATGCGATATGAGTATTGCTAACAAATAGGACCCATGCATATGTTAGCCTGTTACTTTTATCTTATCTTCCCATCGATGATTTCAACaccgacaaaaaaaaaacaaatggccATCGTGCCACTCCCCTTTCTCTCCATCGATAAGCACTTCAGCCCGCAGCGCTGCCAACT
It encodes:
- the LOC136494350 gene encoding pathogenesis-related protein PRB1-2-like encodes the protein MAFLKRSSLIAAFPVAMAIMAIASTTTSAQNTPQDFVDLHNRARAADGVGPVAWDAKVGKYAQDYAAKRAGDCKLVHSGGPFGENIFWGSAGRAWSAADAVKSWVDEKKNYHLSSNSCDPGKVCGHYTQVVWRESTRIGCARVVCAANRGVFIVCSYDPPGNFNGERPFLGLDAAAK